In Cydia fagiglandana chromosome 16, ilCydFagi1.1, whole genome shotgun sequence, the following are encoded in one genomic region:
- the LOC134672256 gene encoding uncharacterized protein LOC134672256 has product MGFKQPYDGGNQFFATISIVVTAYECKKEMVLSKLYADSDFTDFHLATSDGSVPVHKAYMAAHSDVFKAMLNNEWKETVNGEITMKGVTVKTLQQLKEYMYLGIVPEDGLRPLLLIARCYLMEDLEKHCIRKLAENVTGENLFSLLEFACDNNIPELSFAMLVMTENVDINKAAANLTRVMDSQKAKESQ; this is encoded by the coding sequence ATGGGATTTAAGCAACCATATGATGGAGGCAATCAATTCTTTGCTACAATAAGCATTGTTGTTACTGCATATGAGTGTAAGAAGGAAATGGTGCTTTCAAAATTATATGCTGACAGCGACTTCACTGACTTCCATCTGGCAACATCTGATGGATCTGTACCAGTCCACAAGGCATACATGGCTGCTCACAGCGACGTGTTTAAAGCTATGTTGAACAACGAGTGGAAAGAAACAGTCAATGGTGAAATAACAATGAAAGGAGTCACTGTTAAGACACTTCAACAGCTAAAGGAATACATGTATTTGGGCATAGTGCCTGAGGATGGACTCCGTCCATTGCTTTTGATCGCCAGGTGCTACCTTATGGAAGATTTAGAGAAACATTGCATTAGAAAGCTAGCTGAGAATGTTACAGGGGAAAACCTATTCTCACTTCTTGAATTTGCATGTGACAACAATATTCCAGAACTATCATTTGCTATGCTAGTGATGACTGAAAATGTTGATATCAATAAAGCAGCTGCAAATTTAACACGTGTTATGGATAGTCAAAAGGCAAAAGAATCTCAATAG